The Oncorhynchus mykiss isolate Arlee chromosome 30, USDA_OmykA_1.1, whole genome shotgun sequence genome includes a window with the following:
- the pars2 gene encoding probable proline--tRNA ligase, mitochondrial, giving the protein MEVLMHHLWQRVLPCLPRAMSTPCKIYLSCAAGHAPTDSISRPSTHLPLVSHLFQPSNLRDVGQEKRAQVDMTCKSQRLMQQAGLIHPSNPGCYYYLPATVRSMEKLVRLIDQEMQGIGGQKLDMPSLCSAELWRRSERWDLMGKELFRLRDRHGAEYCLGPTHEEAVTELLASQGTLSYRQLPLLLYQITRKFRDEPKPRFGLLRGREFYMKDMYTFDMSEEAAYRTYESVCQAYTRLFSRLGLCIVQVHADTGNIGGKLSHEFQLLADIGEDRLLVCGSCSFSANVETMEPGQTDCPQCQEGTLVESKGIEVGHTFYLGTKYSCIFNATFNNTQNKPAVTEMGCFGLGVTRILAAAIEVMSTEEAIRWPALLAPYQVCVLPPKRGSKVDEVAGLAEELALSLGEALPRLRGEVVLDDRTQMTIGKRLKDASRLGYPYVVVVGQKAAEETPRFEVICQQTGETTFLSRDGLVDLLRCVETV; this is encoded by the exons ATGGAAGTGTTGATGCATCACCTTTGGCAGAGAGTCTTGCCCTGCCTACCCAGAGCCATGAGCACTCCCTGTAAAATCTATTTGAGCTGTGCTGCTGGACATGCCCCCACTGACTCCATCTCCCGACCTAGCACACACCTTCCCCTAGTCTCCCATCTCTTCCAGCCCTCCAACCTGCGTGATGTGGGCCAGGAGAAGCGTGCTCAGGTGGATATGACCTGCAAGAGCCAGAGACTGATGCAGCAGGCAGGTCTCATTCATCCCTCCAACCctggctgctactactacctcCCGGCCACCGTGCGCTCCATGGAGAAGCTGGTGAGGCTGATCGACCAGGAGATGCAGGGGATCGGTGGGCAGAAGCTGGACATGCCCAGCTTGTGTTCGGCAGAGCTGTGGAGACGCAGTGAGCGCTGGGACCTGATGGGGAAAGAGCTGTTCCGCCTGAGGGACCGCCACGGGGCGGAATACTGCCTGGGCCCCACCCATGAGGAGGCTGTGACAGAGCTACTGGCCTCTCAGGGAACCCTGTCCTACAGGCAGCTGCCTCTGCTACTCTACCAG ATCACCCGCAAGTTCCGTGATGAGCCGAAGCCTCGGTTTGGGCTTCTACGCGGGCGGGAGTTCTACATGAAGGACATGTACACATTTGACATGAGCGAAGAAGCTGCATACCGCACATATGAATCTGTGTGTCAGGCTTACACCCGCCTTTTCTCTCGGTTAGGCCTGTGCATTGTCCAGGTCCACGCTGATACAGGAAACATTGGAGGTAAACTCTCCCATGAGTTCCAGCTTCTCGCAGACATCGGAGAGGACAGGCTACTGGTCTGTGGTAGCTGCTCCTTCTCTGCCAATGTGGAGACCATGGAACCAGGCCAGACAGACTGCCCACAGTGCCAGGAGGGAACGCTGGTGGAGTCTAAGGGCATAGAGGTAGGCCATACATTCTACCTAGGCACCAAGTACTCCTGCATATTCAACGCCACCTTCAACAACACCCAGAACAAGCCTGCTGTCACTGAGATGGGCTGCTTCGGGCTGGGTGTGACCCGGATCCTCGCTGCTGCCATCGAGGTGATGTCCACGGAGGAGGCAATCCGCTGGCCTGCGCTGCTTGCCCCCTATCAGGTCTGTGTTCTGCCCCCTAAAAGGGGCAGTAAGGTGGATGAGGTGGCTGGTTTAGCTGAGGAGCTGGCCCTCAGTCTGGGGGAGGCTCTGCCTAGGCTAAGAGGTGAGGTGGTTCTGGATGACCGGACACAGATGACCATTGGTAAGAGGCTGAAGGACGCCAGTCGGCTTGGATACCCGTACGTGGTGGTAGTGGGGCAGAAGGCTGCCGAGGAGACGCCCAGGTTTGAGGTGATCTGTCAGCAGACTGGTGAGACAACGTTCCTCAGTAGGGATGGACTTGTAGACCTACTCAGATGTGTGGAGACAGTCTGA